From Draconibacterium halophilum, one genomic window encodes:
- a CDS encoding nickel-binding protein, with amino-acid sequence MPLFMDYHITPGIKLEEAKKAHLKDLEVQSKYNVKYHQFWVNEKDGMVFCLMEGPSKEACRAVHKEANDIKTCNLVEVDGGMYSAFMAYDQALDHGIVMKNASQADTGYRFILTLDIISLTTIKKSIDFDRLKFPEKPRQIAGDYIHKYQGRILRQLQNDSIIATFYTPESAVQCAIGIRETFNKNIAELKDASWNIRYKMGISVGQPVTDHGNAIFERAVEQSYRFCKIAGNGEIITSSLLGKLSVFCDQEIEKQTVKVMNEAEEAFLTKLFTIVDGHYPNEAFNVESLSREIGVSRPHLYRKIRHLTGTSPNGFIRDLRLSKALSLMKQRKKNITEIALEVGISNPSYFAKCFHEKYGILPSQVVV; translated from the coding sequence ATGCCACTATTTATGGATTACCACATAACCCCCGGCATAAAACTCGAAGAAGCTAAAAAAGCACACCTCAAAGACCTTGAAGTTCAGTCGAAATACAACGTAAAATACCACCAGTTTTGGGTGAACGAAAAAGATGGCATGGTGTTTTGCCTGATGGAAGGCCCCAGCAAAGAAGCATGCCGTGCCGTACACAAAGAAGCAAACGACATAAAAACATGTAATCTTGTGGAAGTGGATGGAGGCATGTATTCAGCCTTTATGGCCTACGACCAGGCACTCGACCACGGCATTGTAATGAAAAATGCCAGCCAGGCCGACACGGGTTATCGTTTTATTCTAACGCTCGATATAATTTCGCTAACAACCATTAAAAAAAGCATTGATTTCGATCGATTAAAGTTTCCGGAAAAACCACGACAAATTGCCGGCGATTATATTCACAAATATCAGGGAAGAATATTAAGACAATTACAAAACGACAGTATTATTGCAACCTTTTACACACCCGAAAGTGCCGTTCAGTGTGCCATCGGTATTCGTGAGACGTTTAATAAAAACATCGCTGAACTAAAAGATGCCAGCTGGAATATCCGATACAAAATGGGAATAAGCGTTGGGCAACCGGTTACCGATCACGGTAACGCCATTTTTGAGCGGGCTGTGGAACAAAGTTACCGCTTTTGCAAGATTGCCGGTAACGGAGAAATTATCACTTCTTCACTTCTTGGTAAACTCAGTGTTTTCTGCGATCAGGAAATAGAAAAACAAACAGTAAAAGTAATGAATGAAGCGGAAGAAGCTTTTCTTACCAAACTGTTTACCATTGTTGACGGCCACTACCCCAACGAAGCTTTTAACGTGGAAAGCTTAAGCCGCGAGATTGGCGTTAGCCGCCCACATTTGTATCGAAAAATACGACACCTAACAGGCACTTCTCCAAATGGTTTTATTCGCGACCTGCGCCTAAGTAAAGCGCTTTCGTTAATGAAACAACGAAAGAAAAACATCACCGAAATAGCCCTGGAAGTTGGCATCAGCAATCCGTCCTATTTCGCCAAGTGTTTTCACGAGAAATACGGAATCCTTCCTTCGCAGGTAGTTGTATGA
- a CDS encoding FAD-binding oxidoreductase, with the protein MEIILKSGEKSNIDQQLIDDFGAKLGGAVITPADTNYNEVRQIWNGMHDKKPALIAQCSGVADVMASVNFARASDILFSVRGGGHNVGGSASNDGGLMIDLSQMKGIRLNTEKGTVHAQGGATLADLDRETQVLNMAVPAGVVSTTGIAGLTLGGGLGWLRKKYGLSIDNLVSVDVVTADGNFLTACEKEYSDLFWAVRGGGGNFGIVTSFEYRMYPVGPMVTLAAPFYPAEEAKKILPVWREFIESSPDEISGSAMFWTIPPAPDFPEETHGRRVLILATVHCGEVDEGEKLLQPLREISTPLVDLSTPIPWTMLQGMFDPFFPKAAQHYYFKSTYLKELNDETVDALFDQAVNPPQPMILIAIWHYGGAMSRIKDTATAFTGRKNKYLFSIDACWADASADDEVLAYARGFLKHMQKSSPGGLYVNFAGLGEEGVDLVKSAYGKNYERLSVIKKKYDPGNLFRINQNIKPVE; encoded by the coding sequence ATGGAAATTATTTTAAAATCCGGTGAGAAATCGAACATCGATCAGCAGCTGATCGACGATTTCGGCGCAAAGTTGGGAGGAGCGGTAATAACTCCTGCTGATACCAATTACAATGAAGTTCGACAAATCTGGAACGGCATGCACGACAAAAAACCTGCGCTGATAGCCCAGTGTTCGGGAGTGGCCGATGTGATGGCCTCGGTAAACTTTGCGCGCGCGAGCGACATTCTGTTTTCGGTACGCGGTGGAGGTCATAATGTGGGCGGCAGTGCTTCAAACGATGGCGGATTAATGATCGATCTTTCGCAAATGAAAGGCATTCGTCTGAATACGGAAAAAGGGACCGTTCATGCACAGGGAGGTGCAACCCTTGCCGATCTTGACCGCGAAACTCAAGTATTGAATATGGCGGTGCCGGCGGGTGTGGTATCAACAACGGGTATTGCCGGATTAACATTGGGCGGCGGCCTGGGTTGGCTGCGAAAGAAATACGGTTTAAGCATCGATAACCTGGTGTCGGTAGACGTAGTAACTGCCGACGGGAACTTTTTAACCGCCTGCGAAAAAGAATATTCTGATTTATTTTGGGCCGTTCGCGGCGGTGGTGGAAATTTTGGTATTGTGACGTCTTTTGAATATCGCATGTATCCCGTGGGCCCGATGGTAACACTGGCCGCTCCTTTTTATCCTGCTGAAGAAGCAAAAAAGATCCTTCCCGTGTGGCGTGAATTTATCGAATCTTCGCCTGATGAAATTTCAGGAAGTGCCATGTTCTGGACGATTCCTCCGGCACCTGATTTTCCGGAAGAAACACATGGAAGAAGAGTGCTGATTCTGGCAACGGTGCATTGCGGAGAAGTGGATGAAGGAGAAAAGCTATTGCAGCCATTACGGGAAATTAGTACTCCACTCGTGGATTTAAGCACCCCAATTCCGTGGACGATGCTACAAGGTATGTTTGATCCGTTCTTCCCTAAAGCTGCCCAGCATTACTATTTTAAATCAACCTATTTAAAAGAGCTTAACGATGAAACGGTTGATGCACTGTTTGACCAGGCGGTAAATCCACCTCAGCCAATGATACTGATCGCTATTTGGCATTATGGAGGAGCAATGTCGCGTATAAAGGATACGGCAACTGCATTTACCGGAAGAAAAAACAAATACCTGTTTAGCATTGATGCCTGCTGGGCCGATGCGAGTGCTGATGATGAAGTACTGGCTTATGCCCGGGGATTCCTGAAACATATGCAGAAATCGTCACCAGGTGGTTTGTATGTAAACTTTGCCGGTCTGGGCGAAGAAGGTGTCGACCTGGTAAAATCGGCCTACGGAAAAAATTACGAGCGCCTGTCGGTGATTAAAAAGAAATACGATCCGGGCAATTTATTCCGTATTAACCAAAATATTAAACCGGTGGAATAA